In the genome of Sphaeramia orbicularis chromosome 13, fSphaOr1.1, whole genome shotgun sequence, one region contains:
- the picalmb gene encoding phosphatidylinositol binding clathrin assembly protein b isoform X1, translated as MSGQSITDRITAAQHSVTGSAVSKTVCKATTHEVMGPKKKHLDYLIHCTNEMNVNIPQLADSLFERTTNTSWVVVFKSLITTHHLMVYGNERFVQYLASRNTLFNLSNFLDKSGLQGYDMSTFIRRYSRYLNEKAVSYRQVAFDFTKVKRGVDGVMRTMNTEKLLKTIPIIQNQMDALLDFNVNANELTNGVINAAFMLLFKDSIRLFAAYNEGIINLLEKYFDMKKTQCKEGLDIYKKFLTRMTRISEFLKVAEQVGIDRGDIPDLSQLKEKTLAVAPSSLLEALEQHLASLEGKKVKDSTAASRASTLSNAVSSLASTGMSFTKVDEREKQAALEEEQARLKALKEQRLKELSKRPSFATTDTSPISTTGGTISTAPAIDLFSTPSCSNGAVKMESDLFDLQSTFQPSVQSGSTGLPVATAWADPFTSTEAGDDSMPNLNPFLSKLVVDATHLPVVSSDGVSFSSRTSGHEMFGDRYNPFIDTNSTVSANYKRTVRIEHSISDSFCGPVSIAQHLPHQAPFPTEPSTVAGLFRGYSTPQPPPQQSAGGLQVDFESVFGAKASGSNSLNSDDITGGILKPTLAGSNQPSNQLPEKLVSDDLDSSLANLVGNLGIGNGTMKNDIHWSQPGEKRMTGGTNWQPKAAPTTTWNPVSMPPSIMAFPATTPTGMMGYGMPPQMGSMGMMNPPTMMYTQPVMRPPNPFGSVSSAQPSAASSPSSQSPLRAPGQDPFAHLSLKDFL; from the exons ATGTCGGGGCAGAGCATTACGGACCGGATCACCGCAGCCCAGCACAGTGTAACGGGATCCGCCGTGTCGAAAACAGTATGCAAGGCCACCACGCACGAAGTAATGGGCCCGAAAAAGAAACACTTGGATT ATTTGATCCACTGCACCAACGAGATGAACGTGAACATTCCTCAACTGGCTGATTCGCTGTTTGAAAGAACCACCAACACCAGCTGGGTGGTTGTGTTTAAGTCGCTCATCACCACACACCATCTCATGGTCTATGGCAACGAG CGTTTCGTCCAGTATTTGGCTTCCAGGAATACACTATTCAACCTCAGTAATTTTTTGGACAAAAGTGGGCTACAAG GATATGACATGTCAACATTTATCAGGAGGTATAGTCGATACCTGAATGAGAAAGCTGTTTCATACAGACAGGTTGCCTTTGACTTCACAAAAGTTAAGCGAGG AGTGGACGGCGTAATGAGGACCATGAATACAGAGAAGCTGCTCAAGACTATCCCCATTATTCAGAACCAGATGGATGCCCTCCTCGATTTCAAT GTCAATGCCAATGAGCTGACTAATGGAGTCATCAATGCAGCTTTCATGCTCCTCTTCAAAGACTCCATCAGGCTCTTCGCTGCTTATAATGAAGGCATCATCAACCTGCTCG agaaatactTTGACATGAAGAAGACTCAGTGTAAAGAGGGCCTGGATATTTATAAGAAGTTTCTTACTCGAATGACCCGGATATCAGAGTTCCTCAAAGTAGCAGAG CAAGTGGGCATCGACCGAGGAGACATTCCTGACCTTTCGCAG TTGAAGGAAAAAACACTGGCTGTG GCTCCCAGTAGCCTTCTTGAAGCTCTGGAGCAGCACTTGGCCTCTTTAGAGGGCAAAAAGGTTAAAGACTCCACCGCAGCGAGCAG GGCCAGCACTCTGTCAAACGCTGTTTCATCACTGGCGAGTACGGGAATGTCTTTCACTAAAGTGGATGAGCGAGAGAAGCAGGCAGCTCTCGAAGAGGAGCAGGCCCGACTCAAAGCTCTGAAG GAACAAAGGCTGAAGGAACTTTCCAAGAGGCCCTCATTTGCCACCACTGATACATCACCGATCTCCACCACTGGGGGCACTATCAGCACAGCACCGGCCATCGACCTTTTCTCTACACCCAGCTGCTCTAATGG TGCAGTGAAGATGGAGAGTGACCTCTTTGACCTACAGTCAACTTTCCAGCCTTCCGTCCAGTCGGGCTCCACGGGGCTTCCGGTGGCCACAGCTTGGGCAG ATCCTTTCACCTCTACTGAAGCTGGAGATGATTCCATGCCAAACCTTAACCCTTTCCTCTCAAAACTCGTTGTCGATGCCACTCACTTACCTGTCGTGTCTTCAGACGGTGTTAGCTTTTCCTCTAGGACATCTGGTCATGAAATGTTTGGTG ATCGTTACAATCCCTTTATTGACACAAACTCAACAGTTTCAGCCAATTACAAACGCACAGTGCGGATAGAGCACTCCATCTCAG ACTCCTTCTGTGGTCCAGTGTCCATTGCCCAGCATCTCCCACACCAGGCTCCTTTCCCCACTGAGCCCTCTACTGTAGCAGGTCTATTCAGAG GATACTCAACGCCACAGCCTCCACCCCAACAGTCGGCAGGGGGACTCCAAGTGGACTTTGAGTCTGTGTTTGGAGCCAAAGCCTCAGGCAGCAACAGCCTCAATTCTGACG ATATTACTGGGGGCATCCTGAAACCGACTCTTGCCGGCTCCAACCAGCCGTCCAATCAGCTGCCAGAGAAGCTGGTGTCAGACGACCTTGACTCCTCCCTGGCTAACCTTGTCGGCA ATCTTGGTATTGGAAATGGCACAATGAAAAA TGACATCCACTGGAGCCAGCCGGGGGAGAAGAGGATGACCGGCGGCACCAACTGGCAGCCCAAAGCAGCGCCGACCACAACCTGGAACCCCGTTTCCATG CCACCATCAATCATGGCCTTCCCTGCCACCACACCCACAGGCATGATGGGATATGGCATG CCTCCACAAATGGGCTCCATGGGGATGATGAATCCACCCACCATGATGTACACCCAACCTGTGATGCGGCCACCCAACCCCTTTGGCTCTGTGTCTAGTGCTCAG CCTTCCGCAGCCTCTAGTCCTTCCAGCCAGAGTCCTCTCCGAGCCCCTGGACAGGACCCGTTTGCACACCTCTCTCTCAAGGATTTCTTGTAG
- the picalmb gene encoding phosphatidylinositol binding clathrin assembly protein b isoform X5 produces the protein MSGQSITDRITAAQHSVTGSAVSKTVCKATTHEVMGPKKKHLDYLIHCTNEMNVNIPQLADSLFERTTNTSWVVVFKSLITTHHLMVYGNERFVQYLASRNTLFNLSNFLDKSGLQGYDMSTFIRRYSRYLNEKAVSYRQVAFDFTKVKRGVDGVMRTMNTEKLLKTIPIIQNQMDALLDFNVNANELTNGVINAAFMLLFKDSIRLFAAYNEGIINLLEKYFDMKKTQCKEGLDIYKKFLTRMTRISEFLKVAEQVGIDRGDIPDLSQLKEKTLAVAPSSLLEALEQHLASLEGKKVKDSTAASRASTLSNAVSSLASTGMSFTKVDEREKQAALEEEQARLKALKEQRLKELSKRPSFATTDTSPISTTGGTISTAPAIDLFSTPSCSNGAVKMESDLFDLQSTFQPSVQSGSTGLPVATAWADPFTSTEAGDDSMPNLNPFLSKLVVDATHLPVVSSDGVSFSSRTSGHEMFGDSFCGPVSIAQHLPHQAPFPTEPSTVAGLFRGYSTPQPPPQQSAGGLQVDFESVFGAKASGSNSLNSDDITGGILKPTLAGSNQPSNQLPEKLVSDDLDSSLANLVGNLGIGNGTMKNDIHWSQPGEKRMTGGTNWQPKAAPTTTWNPVSMPPSIMAFPATTPTGMMGYGMPPQMGSMGMMNPPTMMYTQPVMRPPNPFGSVSSAQPSAASSPSSQSPLRAPGQDPFAHLSLKDFL, from the exons ATGTCGGGGCAGAGCATTACGGACCGGATCACCGCAGCCCAGCACAGTGTAACGGGATCCGCCGTGTCGAAAACAGTATGCAAGGCCACCACGCACGAAGTAATGGGCCCGAAAAAGAAACACTTGGATT ATTTGATCCACTGCACCAACGAGATGAACGTGAACATTCCTCAACTGGCTGATTCGCTGTTTGAAAGAACCACCAACACCAGCTGGGTGGTTGTGTTTAAGTCGCTCATCACCACACACCATCTCATGGTCTATGGCAACGAG CGTTTCGTCCAGTATTTGGCTTCCAGGAATACACTATTCAACCTCAGTAATTTTTTGGACAAAAGTGGGCTACAAG GATATGACATGTCAACATTTATCAGGAGGTATAGTCGATACCTGAATGAGAAAGCTGTTTCATACAGACAGGTTGCCTTTGACTTCACAAAAGTTAAGCGAGG AGTGGACGGCGTAATGAGGACCATGAATACAGAGAAGCTGCTCAAGACTATCCCCATTATTCAGAACCAGATGGATGCCCTCCTCGATTTCAAT GTCAATGCCAATGAGCTGACTAATGGAGTCATCAATGCAGCTTTCATGCTCCTCTTCAAAGACTCCATCAGGCTCTTCGCTGCTTATAATGAAGGCATCATCAACCTGCTCG agaaatactTTGACATGAAGAAGACTCAGTGTAAAGAGGGCCTGGATATTTATAAGAAGTTTCTTACTCGAATGACCCGGATATCAGAGTTCCTCAAAGTAGCAGAG CAAGTGGGCATCGACCGAGGAGACATTCCTGACCTTTCGCAG TTGAAGGAAAAAACACTGGCTGTG GCTCCCAGTAGCCTTCTTGAAGCTCTGGAGCAGCACTTGGCCTCTTTAGAGGGCAAAAAGGTTAAAGACTCCACCGCAGCGAGCAG GGCCAGCACTCTGTCAAACGCTGTTTCATCACTGGCGAGTACGGGAATGTCTTTCACTAAAGTGGATGAGCGAGAGAAGCAGGCAGCTCTCGAAGAGGAGCAGGCCCGACTCAAAGCTCTGAAG GAACAAAGGCTGAAGGAACTTTCCAAGAGGCCCTCATTTGCCACCACTGATACATCACCGATCTCCACCACTGGGGGCACTATCAGCACAGCACCGGCCATCGACCTTTTCTCTACACCCAGCTGCTCTAATGG TGCAGTGAAGATGGAGAGTGACCTCTTTGACCTACAGTCAACTTTCCAGCCTTCCGTCCAGTCGGGCTCCACGGGGCTTCCGGTGGCCACAGCTTGGGCAG ATCCTTTCACCTCTACTGAAGCTGGAGATGATTCCATGCCAAACCTTAACCCTTTCCTCTCAAAACTCGTTGTCGATGCCACTCACTTACCTGTCGTGTCTTCAGACGGTGTTAGCTTTTCCTCTAGGACATCTGGTCATGAAATGTTTGGTG ACTCCTTCTGTGGTCCAGTGTCCATTGCCCAGCATCTCCCACACCAGGCTCCTTTCCCCACTGAGCCCTCTACTGTAGCAGGTCTATTCAGAG GATACTCAACGCCACAGCCTCCACCCCAACAGTCGGCAGGGGGACTCCAAGTGGACTTTGAGTCTGTGTTTGGAGCCAAAGCCTCAGGCAGCAACAGCCTCAATTCTGACG ATATTACTGGGGGCATCCTGAAACCGACTCTTGCCGGCTCCAACCAGCCGTCCAATCAGCTGCCAGAGAAGCTGGTGTCAGACGACCTTGACTCCTCCCTGGCTAACCTTGTCGGCA ATCTTGGTATTGGAAATGGCACAATGAAAAA TGACATCCACTGGAGCCAGCCGGGGGAGAAGAGGATGACCGGCGGCACCAACTGGCAGCCCAAAGCAGCGCCGACCACAACCTGGAACCCCGTTTCCATG CCACCATCAATCATGGCCTTCCCTGCCACCACACCCACAGGCATGATGGGATATGGCATG CCTCCACAAATGGGCTCCATGGGGATGATGAATCCACCCACCATGATGTACACCCAACCTGTGATGCGGCCACCCAACCCCTTTGGCTCTGTGTCTAGTGCTCAG CCTTCCGCAGCCTCTAGTCCTTCCAGCCAGAGTCCTCTCCGAGCCCCTGGACAGGACCCGTTTGCACACCTCTCTCTCAAGGATTTCTTGTAG
- the picalmb gene encoding phosphatidylinositol binding clathrin assembly protein b isoform X9: MSGQSITDRITAAQHSVTGSAVSKTVCKATTHEVMGPKKKHLDYLIHCTNEMNVNIPQLADSLFERTTNTSWVVVFKSLITTHHLMVYGNERFVQYLASRNTLFNLSNFLDKSGLQGYDMSTFIRRYSRYLNEKAVSYRQVAFDFTKVKRGVDGVMRTMNTEKLLKTIPIIQNQMDALLDFNVNANELTNGVINAAFMLLFKDSIRLFAAYNEGIINLLEKYFDMKKTQCKEGLDIYKKFLTRMTRISEFLKVAEQVGIDRGDIPDLSQLKEKTLAVAPSSLLEALEQHLASLEGKKVKDSTAASRASTLSNAVSSLASTGMSFTKVDEREKQAALEEEQARLKALKEQRLKELSKRPSFATTDTSPISTTGGTISTAPAIDLFSTPSCSNGAVKMESDLFDLQSTFQPSVQSGSTGLPVATAWAGYSTPQPPPQQSAGGLQVDFESVFGAKASGSNSLNSDDITGGILKPTLAGSNQPSNQLPEKLVSDDLDSSLANLVGNLGIGNGTMKNDIHWSQPGEKRMTGGTNWQPKAAPTTTWNPVSMPPSIMAFPATTPTGMMGYGMPPQMGSMGMMNPPTMMYTQPVMRPPNPFGSVSSAQPSAASSPSSQSPLRAPGQDPFAHLSLKDFL, translated from the exons ATGTCGGGGCAGAGCATTACGGACCGGATCACCGCAGCCCAGCACAGTGTAACGGGATCCGCCGTGTCGAAAACAGTATGCAAGGCCACCACGCACGAAGTAATGGGCCCGAAAAAGAAACACTTGGATT ATTTGATCCACTGCACCAACGAGATGAACGTGAACATTCCTCAACTGGCTGATTCGCTGTTTGAAAGAACCACCAACACCAGCTGGGTGGTTGTGTTTAAGTCGCTCATCACCACACACCATCTCATGGTCTATGGCAACGAG CGTTTCGTCCAGTATTTGGCTTCCAGGAATACACTATTCAACCTCAGTAATTTTTTGGACAAAAGTGGGCTACAAG GATATGACATGTCAACATTTATCAGGAGGTATAGTCGATACCTGAATGAGAAAGCTGTTTCATACAGACAGGTTGCCTTTGACTTCACAAAAGTTAAGCGAGG AGTGGACGGCGTAATGAGGACCATGAATACAGAGAAGCTGCTCAAGACTATCCCCATTATTCAGAACCAGATGGATGCCCTCCTCGATTTCAAT GTCAATGCCAATGAGCTGACTAATGGAGTCATCAATGCAGCTTTCATGCTCCTCTTCAAAGACTCCATCAGGCTCTTCGCTGCTTATAATGAAGGCATCATCAACCTGCTCG agaaatactTTGACATGAAGAAGACTCAGTGTAAAGAGGGCCTGGATATTTATAAGAAGTTTCTTACTCGAATGACCCGGATATCAGAGTTCCTCAAAGTAGCAGAG CAAGTGGGCATCGACCGAGGAGACATTCCTGACCTTTCGCAG TTGAAGGAAAAAACACTGGCTGTG GCTCCCAGTAGCCTTCTTGAAGCTCTGGAGCAGCACTTGGCCTCTTTAGAGGGCAAAAAGGTTAAAGACTCCACCGCAGCGAGCAG GGCCAGCACTCTGTCAAACGCTGTTTCATCACTGGCGAGTACGGGAATGTCTTTCACTAAAGTGGATGAGCGAGAGAAGCAGGCAGCTCTCGAAGAGGAGCAGGCCCGACTCAAAGCTCTGAAG GAACAAAGGCTGAAGGAACTTTCCAAGAGGCCCTCATTTGCCACCACTGATACATCACCGATCTCCACCACTGGGGGCACTATCAGCACAGCACCGGCCATCGACCTTTTCTCTACACCCAGCTGCTCTAATGG TGCAGTGAAGATGGAGAGTGACCTCTTTGACCTACAGTCAACTTTCCAGCCTTCCGTCCAGTCGGGCTCCACGGGGCTTCCGGTGGCCACAGCTTGGGCAG GATACTCAACGCCACAGCCTCCACCCCAACAGTCGGCAGGGGGACTCCAAGTGGACTTTGAGTCTGTGTTTGGAGCCAAAGCCTCAGGCAGCAACAGCCTCAATTCTGACG ATATTACTGGGGGCATCCTGAAACCGACTCTTGCCGGCTCCAACCAGCCGTCCAATCAGCTGCCAGAGAAGCTGGTGTCAGACGACCTTGACTCCTCCCTGGCTAACCTTGTCGGCA ATCTTGGTATTGGAAATGGCACAATGAAAAA TGACATCCACTGGAGCCAGCCGGGGGAGAAGAGGATGACCGGCGGCACCAACTGGCAGCCCAAAGCAGCGCCGACCACAACCTGGAACCCCGTTTCCATG CCACCATCAATCATGGCCTTCCCTGCCACCACACCCACAGGCATGATGGGATATGGCATG CCTCCACAAATGGGCTCCATGGGGATGATGAATCCACCCACCATGATGTACACCCAACCTGTGATGCGGCCACCCAACCCCTTTGGCTCTGTGTCTAGTGCTCAG CCTTCCGCAGCCTCTAGTCCTTCCAGCCAGAGTCCTCTCCGAGCCCCTGGACAGGACCCGTTTGCACACCTCTCTCTCAAGGATTTCTTGTAG
- the picalmb gene encoding phosphatidylinositol binding clathrin assembly protein b isoform X4, translating to MSGQSITDRITAAQHSVTGSAVSKTVCKATTHEVMGPKKKHLDYLIHCTNEMNVNIPQLADSLFERTTNTSWVVVFKSLITTHHLMVYGNERFVQYLASRNTLFNLSNFLDKSGLQGYDMSTFIRRYSRYLNEKAVSYRQVAFDFTKVKRGVDGVMRTMNTEKLLKTIPIIQNQMDALLDFNVNANELTNGVINAAFMLLFKDSIRLFAAYNEGIINLLEKYFDMKKTQCKEGLDIYKKFLTRMTRISEFLKVAEQVGIDRGDIPDLSQLKEKTLAVAPSSLLEALEQHLASLEGKKVKDSTAASRASTLSNAVSSLASTGMSFTKVDEREKQAALEEEQARLKALKEQRLKELSKRPSFATTDTSPISTTGGTISTAPAIDLFSTPSCSNGAVKMESDLFDLQSTFQPSVQSGSTGLPVATAWADPFTSTEAGDDSMPNLNPFLSKLVVDATHLPVVSSDGVSFSSRTSGHEMFGDRYNPFIDTNSTVSANYKRTVRIEHSISDSFCGPVSIAQHLPHQAPFPTEPSTVAGLFRGYSTPQPPPQQSAGGLQVDFESVFGAKASGSNSLNSDDITGGILKPTLAGSNQPSNQLPEKLVSDDLDSSLANLVGNLGIGNGTMKNDIHWSQPGEKRMTGGTNWQPKAAPTTTWNPVSMPPSIMAFPATTPTGMMGYGMPPQMGSMGMMNPPTMMYTQPVMRPPNPFGSVSSAQMQFM from the exons ATGTCGGGGCAGAGCATTACGGACCGGATCACCGCAGCCCAGCACAGTGTAACGGGATCCGCCGTGTCGAAAACAGTATGCAAGGCCACCACGCACGAAGTAATGGGCCCGAAAAAGAAACACTTGGATT ATTTGATCCACTGCACCAACGAGATGAACGTGAACATTCCTCAACTGGCTGATTCGCTGTTTGAAAGAACCACCAACACCAGCTGGGTGGTTGTGTTTAAGTCGCTCATCACCACACACCATCTCATGGTCTATGGCAACGAG CGTTTCGTCCAGTATTTGGCTTCCAGGAATACACTATTCAACCTCAGTAATTTTTTGGACAAAAGTGGGCTACAAG GATATGACATGTCAACATTTATCAGGAGGTATAGTCGATACCTGAATGAGAAAGCTGTTTCATACAGACAGGTTGCCTTTGACTTCACAAAAGTTAAGCGAGG AGTGGACGGCGTAATGAGGACCATGAATACAGAGAAGCTGCTCAAGACTATCCCCATTATTCAGAACCAGATGGATGCCCTCCTCGATTTCAAT GTCAATGCCAATGAGCTGACTAATGGAGTCATCAATGCAGCTTTCATGCTCCTCTTCAAAGACTCCATCAGGCTCTTCGCTGCTTATAATGAAGGCATCATCAACCTGCTCG agaaatactTTGACATGAAGAAGACTCAGTGTAAAGAGGGCCTGGATATTTATAAGAAGTTTCTTACTCGAATGACCCGGATATCAGAGTTCCTCAAAGTAGCAGAG CAAGTGGGCATCGACCGAGGAGACATTCCTGACCTTTCGCAG TTGAAGGAAAAAACACTGGCTGTG GCTCCCAGTAGCCTTCTTGAAGCTCTGGAGCAGCACTTGGCCTCTTTAGAGGGCAAAAAGGTTAAAGACTCCACCGCAGCGAGCAG GGCCAGCACTCTGTCAAACGCTGTTTCATCACTGGCGAGTACGGGAATGTCTTTCACTAAAGTGGATGAGCGAGAGAAGCAGGCAGCTCTCGAAGAGGAGCAGGCCCGACTCAAAGCTCTGAAG GAACAAAGGCTGAAGGAACTTTCCAAGAGGCCCTCATTTGCCACCACTGATACATCACCGATCTCCACCACTGGGGGCACTATCAGCACAGCACCGGCCATCGACCTTTTCTCTACACCCAGCTGCTCTAATGG TGCAGTGAAGATGGAGAGTGACCTCTTTGACCTACAGTCAACTTTCCAGCCTTCCGTCCAGTCGGGCTCCACGGGGCTTCCGGTGGCCACAGCTTGGGCAG ATCCTTTCACCTCTACTGAAGCTGGAGATGATTCCATGCCAAACCTTAACCCTTTCCTCTCAAAACTCGTTGTCGATGCCACTCACTTACCTGTCGTGTCTTCAGACGGTGTTAGCTTTTCCTCTAGGACATCTGGTCATGAAATGTTTGGTG ATCGTTACAATCCCTTTATTGACACAAACTCAACAGTTTCAGCCAATTACAAACGCACAGTGCGGATAGAGCACTCCATCTCAG ACTCCTTCTGTGGTCCAGTGTCCATTGCCCAGCATCTCCCACACCAGGCTCCTTTCCCCACTGAGCCCTCTACTGTAGCAGGTCTATTCAGAG GATACTCAACGCCACAGCCTCCACCCCAACAGTCGGCAGGGGGACTCCAAGTGGACTTTGAGTCTGTGTTTGGAGCCAAAGCCTCAGGCAGCAACAGCCTCAATTCTGACG ATATTACTGGGGGCATCCTGAAACCGACTCTTGCCGGCTCCAACCAGCCGTCCAATCAGCTGCCAGAGAAGCTGGTGTCAGACGACCTTGACTCCTCCCTGGCTAACCTTGTCGGCA ATCTTGGTATTGGAAATGGCACAATGAAAAA TGACATCCACTGGAGCCAGCCGGGGGAGAAGAGGATGACCGGCGGCACCAACTGGCAGCCCAAAGCAGCGCCGACCACAACCTGGAACCCCGTTTCCATG CCACCATCAATCATGGCCTTCCCTGCCACCACACCCACAGGCATGATGGGATATGGCATG CCTCCACAAATGGGCTCCATGGGGATGATGAATCCACCCACCATGATGTACACCCAACCTGTGATGCGGCCACCCAACCCCTTTGGCTCTGTGTCTAGTGCTCAG ATGCAGTTCATGTAA
- the picalmb gene encoding phosphatidylinositol binding clathrin assembly protein b isoform X3, which translates to MSGQSITDRITAAQHSVTGSAVSKTVCKATTHEVMGPKKKHLDYLIHCTNEMNVNIPQLADSLFERTTNTSWVVVFKSLITTHHLMVYGNERFVQYLASRNTLFNLSNFLDKSGLQGYDMSTFIRRYSRYLNEKAVSYRQVAFDFTKVKRGVDGVMRTMNTEKLLKTIPIIQNQMDALLDFNVNANELTNGVINAAFMLLFKDSIRLFAAYNEGIINLLEKYFDMKKTQCKEGLDIYKKFLTRMTRISEFLKVAEQVGIDRGDIPDLSQAPSSLLEALEQHLASLEGKKVKDSTAASRASTLSNAVSSLASTGMSFTKVDEREKQAALEEEQARLKALKEQRLKELSKRPSFATTDTSPISTTGGTISTAPAIDLFSTPSCSNGAVKMESDLFDLQSTFQPSVQSGSTGLPVATAWADPFTSTEAGDDSMPNLNPFLSKLVVDATHLPVVSSDGVSFSSRTSGHEMFGDRYNPFIDTNSTVSANYKRTVRIEHSISDSFCGPVSIAQHLPHQAPFPTEPSTVAGLFRGYSTPQPPPQQSAGGLQVDFESVFGAKASGSNSLNSDDITGGILKPTLAGSNQPSNQLPEKLVSDDLDSSLANLVGNLGIGNGTMKNDIHWSQPGEKRMTGGTNWQPKAAPTTTWNPVSMPPSIMAFPATTPTGMMGYGMPPQMGSMGMMNPPTMMYTQPVMRPPNPFGSVSSAQPSAASSPSSQSPLRAPGQDPFAHLSLKDFL; encoded by the exons ATGTCGGGGCAGAGCATTACGGACCGGATCACCGCAGCCCAGCACAGTGTAACGGGATCCGCCGTGTCGAAAACAGTATGCAAGGCCACCACGCACGAAGTAATGGGCCCGAAAAAGAAACACTTGGATT ATTTGATCCACTGCACCAACGAGATGAACGTGAACATTCCTCAACTGGCTGATTCGCTGTTTGAAAGAACCACCAACACCAGCTGGGTGGTTGTGTTTAAGTCGCTCATCACCACACACCATCTCATGGTCTATGGCAACGAG CGTTTCGTCCAGTATTTGGCTTCCAGGAATACACTATTCAACCTCAGTAATTTTTTGGACAAAAGTGGGCTACAAG GATATGACATGTCAACATTTATCAGGAGGTATAGTCGATACCTGAATGAGAAAGCTGTTTCATACAGACAGGTTGCCTTTGACTTCACAAAAGTTAAGCGAGG AGTGGACGGCGTAATGAGGACCATGAATACAGAGAAGCTGCTCAAGACTATCCCCATTATTCAGAACCAGATGGATGCCCTCCTCGATTTCAAT GTCAATGCCAATGAGCTGACTAATGGAGTCATCAATGCAGCTTTCATGCTCCTCTTCAAAGACTCCATCAGGCTCTTCGCTGCTTATAATGAAGGCATCATCAACCTGCTCG agaaatactTTGACATGAAGAAGACTCAGTGTAAAGAGGGCCTGGATATTTATAAGAAGTTTCTTACTCGAATGACCCGGATATCAGAGTTCCTCAAAGTAGCAGAG CAAGTGGGCATCGACCGAGGAGACATTCCTGACCTTTCGCAG GCTCCCAGTAGCCTTCTTGAAGCTCTGGAGCAGCACTTGGCCTCTTTAGAGGGCAAAAAGGTTAAAGACTCCACCGCAGCGAGCAG GGCCAGCACTCTGTCAAACGCTGTTTCATCACTGGCGAGTACGGGAATGTCTTTCACTAAAGTGGATGAGCGAGAGAAGCAGGCAGCTCTCGAAGAGGAGCAGGCCCGACTCAAAGCTCTGAAG GAACAAAGGCTGAAGGAACTTTCCAAGAGGCCCTCATTTGCCACCACTGATACATCACCGATCTCCACCACTGGGGGCACTATCAGCACAGCACCGGCCATCGACCTTTTCTCTACACCCAGCTGCTCTAATGG TGCAGTGAAGATGGAGAGTGACCTCTTTGACCTACAGTCAACTTTCCAGCCTTCCGTCCAGTCGGGCTCCACGGGGCTTCCGGTGGCCACAGCTTGGGCAG ATCCTTTCACCTCTACTGAAGCTGGAGATGATTCCATGCCAAACCTTAACCCTTTCCTCTCAAAACTCGTTGTCGATGCCACTCACTTACCTGTCGTGTCTTCAGACGGTGTTAGCTTTTCCTCTAGGACATCTGGTCATGAAATGTTTGGTG ATCGTTACAATCCCTTTATTGACACAAACTCAACAGTTTCAGCCAATTACAAACGCACAGTGCGGATAGAGCACTCCATCTCAG ACTCCTTCTGTGGTCCAGTGTCCATTGCCCAGCATCTCCCACACCAGGCTCCTTTCCCCACTGAGCCCTCTACTGTAGCAGGTCTATTCAGAG GATACTCAACGCCACAGCCTCCACCCCAACAGTCGGCAGGGGGACTCCAAGTGGACTTTGAGTCTGTGTTTGGAGCCAAAGCCTCAGGCAGCAACAGCCTCAATTCTGACG ATATTACTGGGGGCATCCTGAAACCGACTCTTGCCGGCTCCAACCAGCCGTCCAATCAGCTGCCAGAGAAGCTGGTGTCAGACGACCTTGACTCCTCCCTGGCTAACCTTGTCGGCA ATCTTGGTATTGGAAATGGCACAATGAAAAA TGACATCCACTGGAGCCAGCCGGGGGAGAAGAGGATGACCGGCGGCACCAACTGGCAGCCCAAAGCAGCGCCGACCACAACCTGGAACCCCGTTTCCATG CCACCATCAATCATGGCCTTCCCTGCCACCACACCCACAGGCATGATGGGATATGGCATG CCTCCACAAATGGGCTCCATGGGGATGATGAATCCACCCACCATGATGTACACCCAACCTGTGATGCGGCCACCCAACCCCTTTGGCTCTGTGTCTAGTGCTCAG CCTTCCGCAGCCTCTAGTCCTTCCAGCCAGAGTCCTCTCCGAGCCCCTGGACAGGACCCGTTTGCACACCTCTCTCTCAAGGATTTCTTGTAG